The following coding sequences are from one Plasmodium coatneyi strain Hackeri chromosome 11, complete sequence window:
- a CDS encoding Nucleoside diphosphate kinase, giving the protein MEKSFIMVKPDGVQRGLVGTIIKRFEKKGYKMIALKMLNPTKEILKEHYKELADKPFFNTLVEYISKGPVVAMVWEGAEIVNQGRKLIGETNPLNSNTGTIRGDFCLEVSRNVIHGSDSVASANREINIWFKADELVQWSDHSKPWIYA; this is encoded by the coding sequence atggaaaagagtTTTATCATGGTGAAACCGGATGGAGTTCAGAGGGGACTGGTCGGGACCATCATTAAGCgcttcgaaaaaaaaggatacaaAATGATAGCATTAAAAATGTTGAATCCCACGAAGGAGATACTTAAGGAGCATTACAAGGAGTTAGCTGACAAGCCATTTTTTAACACCCTCGTTGAATACATCAGTAAAGGTCCAGTTGTTGCAATGGTTTGGGAAGGAGCCGAAATTGTAAATCAGGGCAGGAAACTCATTGGAGAGACGAACCCTTTGAATAGCAACACTGGCACCATTAGGGGCGATTTCTGTCTGGAGGTTAGCCGAAATGTAATACACGGTAGTGATTCCGTTGCGTCGGCCAATCGGGAAATTAACATTTGGTTTAAGGCCGACGAGTTGGTGCAGTGGAGTGATCACTCGAAGCCGTGGATCTATGCGTAG
- a CDS encoding Phosphatidyl serine syntase, whose product MMYTKMLNVYFFGGSLLTTLLLAQGADNWDYRTRLNIASLMALVNLLAVATLFKKYIYSVKRDTITIITNALIMFYYPIVLFLHFFTTSEVGSMIKHIFKNITFHTVEKSYMENCNSFENVKDKFDVFVIAHLGGWFVKALAIRNFFVLNLNSVLFELIELRFQHILPNFYECWWDHIILDVLVCNLAGILIGFLVMKWLKMPLFSWNLPDKFKPNKKGIIFPTVDRLLRKVFTNSSSLMLLVFFCLMANLNDLNIFFLKAQLHLLQTNYLVLFREAVIVVVVFQGCIHLQRIISEQPNPKRLYYTFAATITLLIELSLAIKWKHNLVSDKSDLTTINMVWLSIGATVSSALALLYTNESLI is encoded by the exons ATGatgtacacaaaaat GTTGAATGTGTATTTCTTCGGAGGCTCCCTCCTGACCACTCTGTTGTTGGCGCAAGGAGCTGACAATTGGGACTATAGGACGAGGCTAAACAT AGCCTCACTCATGGCACTCGTCAACCTCCTAGCAGTGGCAACTTTGTTCAAAAAATACATCTACTCTGTAAAAAGAGACACCATAACAATTATCACAAATGCGCTAATTATGTTTTACTACCCCATCGTCCTGTTCCTGcactttttt ACGACGAGTGAGGTAGGATCCATGATAAAACACATTTTCAAGAACATAACATTCCACACAGTAGAAAAGTCCTATATGGAGAATTGCAACTCCTTCGAAAACGTCAAG GACAAATTTGACGTGTTCGTGATAGCCCACCTGGGAGGCTGGTTCGTCAAGGCATTGGCcattcgcaattttttcgtGTTAAATTTAAATAGCGTATTATTCGAACTGATAGAATTAAGATTTCAGCATATTCTGCCCAACTTTTACGAGTGTTGGTGGGACCAC ATCATATTAGACGTCCTTGTATGTAACTTGGCGGGAATCCTGATAGGCTTCCTTGTTATGAAGTGGCTAAAAATGCCA CTGTTTTCCTGGAACCTTCCAGACAAATTTAAACCGAATAAAAAGGGCATCATATTTCCAACTGTAGATAGACT GTTAAGGAAGGTGTTTACGAATAGCAGCTCCCTGATGCTGTTAGTTTTCTTCTGCCTGATGGCGAATCTGAACGAtttaaacatattttttttaaaggccCAATTGCACTTGTTGCAAACGAATTATTTAGTACTCTTCCGGGAAGCAGTCATCGTGGTAGTTGTTT TTCAAGGGTGCATACACCTACAGCGCATCATTTCAGAACA GCCAAACCCCAAACGCCTGTACTACACCTTTGCTGCAACGATTACGCTCTTGATAGAACTTTCTTTGGCCATAAAGTGGAAACACAACTTGGTGTCGGACAAGTCTGACCTTACTACAATTAAC ATGGTTTGGCTTTCGATAGGTGCAACCGTTTCATCGGCGCTAGCACTTCTCTACACCAACGAGAGcttaatttaa
- a CDS encoding U1 small nuclear ribonucleoprotein, which translates to MSAIGMPPHILILFQARPPLSFHKPIQKKKHEPYSGISEYVNLFEDKEPPPKIKLENAKERKERKKKEKITYNELMLKELRKNYDPFKNEDLTEDPKKTIFIGRLSYDVNEKKLKKEFEVYGKIKKVKIIYDKNFKPKGYGFIEFEHTKSFNDAYNLADGKKIDNRRILVDVERGRTVKNWIPRRLGGGKGPPRGSDERKKITHNINLTALINKDKYRNDKKRVEEIYKNVPLYNERNDDDSDDGNDMHRGHRHHRRDEHRSSKRDRHHRSRRSESHDHHRHKHRRRDSRDRDRSRDRGRDRHRERDYNRDHDRDRERHHKRDHSYSHDRHHNRDQDKHRHRSRERENESGAYFPNGDERRGEHDRAESHMNMHNGYGEDTPGGRDYGHYNHY; encoded by the coding sequence ATGTCGGCCATAGGAATGCCACCACACATCTTAATCCTGTTCCAAGCCAGGCCGCCACTCAGTTTTCACAAACCCATccagaaaaagaagcacGAACCGTACAGTGGCATTTCCGAGTATGTGAATCTTTTCGAGGATAAGGaaccccccccaaaaataAAGTTGGAAAATgcgaaagaaagaaaggaaagaaaaaagaaagaaaaaataacatacaACGAATTAATGCTGAAGGAACTGAGAAAGAATTATGAcccatttaaaaatgaagatttAACAGAGGACCCAAAGAAGACAATTTTCATTGGAAGATTATCTTACGatgtgaatgaaaaaaaattaaaaaaagaattcgaAGTTTAtggaaagataaaaaaagtgaaaataatttatgataaaaattttaaaccaAAAGGATATGGCTTCATAGAATTTGAACACACAAAAAGTTTTAACGATGCGTATAATTTGGCtgatgggaagaaaatagaCAATAGAAGAATTCTCGTAGATgtggaaagaggaaggacTGTGAAGAATTGGATTCCTAGACGACTGGGTGGTGGGAAGGGACCTCCAAGAGGATCagatgaaaggaaaaagatcaCGCATAATATTAACCTGACGGCTTTAATTAACAAAGATAAGTACAGAAATGACAAAAAGAGGGTAGAGGAAATTTACAAGAATGTGCCGCTGTACAATGAGCGGAATGATGACGATAGTGATGATGGGAATGACATGCACAGGGGCCATCGACACCACAGGAGGGACGAGCACAGAAGCTCCAAGCGGGACCGTCACCACAGAAGTAGACGCAGTGAGTCACACGATCATCACAGGCATAAACACAGACGCAGGGACAGCCGGGATAGGGACCGAAGCCGTGATCGGGGCAGGGACAGACACAGAGAAAGGGACTACAACCGAGACCATGACCGGGATCGAGAGCGCCACCACAAGCGGGATCACAGTTACAGTCACGATCGTCACCACAACCGTGACCAGGATAAGCACAGGCACAGAAGCCGGGAGAGGGAAAACGAAAGTGGAGCCTACTTTCCCAACGGGGATGAACGCAGAGGCGAACACGATCGAGCGGAATCCCACATGAATATGCACAACGGTTACGGGGAAGACACACCTGGAGGAAGAGATTATGGGCATTACAACCATTATTGA
- a CDS encoding Signal recognition particle receptor alpha subunit codes for MIDVVKIFSKGGLILWSYTFYEIDDATIRTIVKQVLIEEKYEDFCKKYNKFHAKWKLLNDVDVVILIVYQGIQNSSYVENLFLKIKKSFVKLLPKSLDYFDLDLPLNFDKQFLKIVEDVEAALACTGAGADRRASVDGRKGSIGRRRTSSDKAKDGHADASEDTGASEHTDADSYSDNSDGNYDETKGKNKHGSHKMEGEKYSNKKSEDDDKTLDDDESSVKRKIKTKKKSAREWELSKKITKKDIEKLDYSKNEKNPTDAQEMNKYEGEFEDSSDGNEDNNNNLLNKLNDSILKVFSYNSKIEENDIESILQGVKNKLLSKNVAVGICDTLIEKMKGNLIGKKKTLFSMNVKKTVSTVLSETIQSILIPKESVDILRAALEAKSIGKLYSIVFLGVNGVGKSTNLAKVCYYLKTKGNLKIMIAACDTFRAGAVEQLRTHANCLDVFLYEKGYGKDAAAIAKEAIAYAKKENFNVILIDTAGRMQDNEPLMRSLGKLILINNPDFILFVGEALVGNDAIDQLKKFNQALTDATCNANKRTIDGILLTKFDTVDDKVGTALSMVYLTGKPIVFVGIGQKYTHLKKFNVSMVVKALS; via the coding sequence ATGATAGATGTCGTAAAAATATTCAGCAAGGGAGGACTCATCCTGTGGTCCTACACCTTCTACGAAATAGACGACGCTACCATACGAACCATCGTGAAGCAAGTACTCATAGAAGAAAAGTACGAAGACTTCTGCAAGAAGTACAATAAATTTCACGCCAAATGGAAGCTCCTTAACGATGTAGATGTTGTTATCCTCATTGTTTATCAAGGGATACAGAATTCTTCCTATGTAgagaatttatttttaaaaattaaaaaatctTTTGTAAAGTTGTTACCCAAAAGTTTGGACTACTTTGACTTGGACCTGCCTTTGAACTTTGACAAGCAGTTTTTGAAAATCGTCGAGGATGTGGAGGCCGCCTTAGCCTGCACGGGGGCCGGTGCTGATAGGCGGGCTAGCGTGGACGGACGGAAAGGCAGCATAGGCAGACGACGAACCAGCTCCGATAAAGCGAAGGACGGCCATGCAGACGCCAGCGAAGACACAGGTGCGAGCGAGCACACGGATGCAGACAGCTATTCAGACAACAGCGATGGAAATTATGACgaaacgaaggggaagaacaaacatggctcacacaaaatggaaggagaaaaatacagCAATAAGAAAAGTGAAGATGATGACAAAACATTGGACGACGATGAATCGAGTGTAAagcgaaaaattaaaacgaagaaaaaaagtgcaagaGAATGGGAACTAAGCAAAAAGATAACCAAAAAGGACATCGAAAAATTGGATTActcaaaaaatgagaagaatcCAACCGATGCACAAGAAATGAATAAGTACGAAGGAGAGTTTGAAGACTCAAGTGACGGCAATGAggataacaataataatctcctgaacaaattaaatgaCTCCATTTTGAAGGTATTCTCGTACAATAGTAAGATAGAGGAAAATGACATTGAGTCAATCCTACAAGGAGTTAAAAATAAGCTGCTCTCTAAAAATGTCGCAGTAGGAATATGTGATACGTTAATTGAAAAGATGAAGGGGAACCTCAtcggaaagaagaaaacccTCTTCTCTATGAATGTCAAAAAGACTGTGTCCACTGTTCTGTCGGAGACCATCCAATCTATATTGATACCAAAAGAATCTGTGGATATACTTAGAGCAGCTTTGGAAGCAAAATCGATTGGGAAATTATACTCTATTGTTTTCCTAGGTGTTAATGGAGTCGGAAAGTCAACAAATCTAGCCAAAGTTTGCTACTACCTTAAGACGAAAGGGAACCTAAAAATTATGATCGCCGCTTGTGATACTTTTAGAGCCGGTGCAGTGGAACAGCTAAGAACACATGCCAATTGTTTAGATGTATTCCTTTACGAAAAAGGCTATGGAAAAGACGCAGCAGCTATTGCGAAAGAAGCCATTGCATAtgcaaagaaagaaaacttCAATGTCATACTGATTGATACTGCTGGGAGAATGCAAGATAATGAACCCCTGATGAGATCGTTAGGGAAACTTATCCTGATCAACAACCCCGATTTTATTCTATTCGTTGGAGAAGCATTAGTTGGTAATGACGCCATCGATCAACTGAAAAAGTTCAACCAAGCATTAACGGATGCTACGTGTAACGCCAACAAGAGGACTATCGATGGGATCCTGCTGACCAAATTTGACACCGTAGATGATAAAGTGGGCACGGCCCTTTCCATGGTATACCTCACGGGAAAGCCAATCGTTTTCGTCGGCATTGGGCAGAAGTACACCCACTTGAAGAAGTTCAACGTTAGTATGGTTGTCAAGGCGTTGAGCTAG
- a CDS encoding SICA antigen, with translation MYTSYLFYTDCSGYFFLGKRRKRYRRAHQVRGPATLEEQLLDRVDKGGPHEYTLVKERKPRSASTGTKSPKERVPVRRGVGRCTIIDIHLEVLDQCQKGDLHSTKEDFLQILVEEFMGSEFIKEEKVPREDVPKESVPMEQVPCSDSGF, from the exons ATGTACACTTCGTACTTGTTTTATACTGATTGTTCTGGT tattttttcctgggtaaaagaagaaaacgttacagaagagctcatcaagtacgtggtcctgcaactttggaagaacaactcctcGATCGTGTGGACAAAGGTGGTCcccatgaatataccttagtaaaggagcGAAAACCTAGATCCGCTTCGACGGGAACGAAGAGCCCAAAAGAACGGGTTCCTGTTCGACGTGGTGTGGGTCGCTGCACAATTATTGATatccatttagaagtcttagatcaatgtcaaaaaggggacctgcattcgacgaaggaagactttctacAAATTCTTGtggaagaatttatgggaagtgaatttataaaagaagaaaaggttccgagggaagatgttcctaaggaaagtgtacctatggaacaggttccatgttcagattccgggttttag
- a CDS encoding Rhoptry protein gives MLDIPDEQSALQIKFLKALDLFCIFKFIITNDVKIHERETYDLLKSILNSYSRINIKNPSRKIFSEGEKIYKKYFCNNGEETSTSACAGCEAKLAPDSENAQQNGPTAQNSNTYEGINNYGEIFTNDSLFSKHLSNKQIFQFFKFPKSKKVGDYVNKCCVDELINEPLNINVGFVKFDQKKGRKKKRKRPKKGTVNIPTNLCKYSSDSGIHNSRLKNSCSCFYESKENSKIFTNNFKKVINEADLSVSDSSELFTNLKNPFVKGPASRCFGLNNPNCSNSEDESDYNYYSENTNREDAGKAPHKNKNFKLRNQYLSVKLSLYNSRLCNNGGKASPGGATDSGVSNTENAVKLVNHPNYHSHANSANGAMHGNTAIHANRANHFYDETSMCFNHFYEIHNILNRDPNGLRKIKIMIKKDIGTISISPFYVNFDWTRIFKKVCTAFNFTSFNYKNQGIYQIINSCFTTPESREILKHIFLDDLYEQQEIFDNEMNGKKNAKKKYLLKMKNKEHVLEILDDEKRINVLYFINRFLYSQKTPLSNLFASHCVERGGNSGEDASSERFIRLSESAHPSPPLQASPSCAPDEDPPFDELTIDYLLFLMIFEKKIDEKFHKYLLHKIDSCRDYLTDEGHDKTASIVSSFDSQANCNASHNKVRKVECSSFHLDEQVETKQVKETDSSDARKSRLEEFKQGETSSGTFGVSPIVQNGDLAGGDKMEAALPSGERNPSSNVNGELTSVGSFTSLTSFTSFGTQATIITQDSISTQSPTSTNATVCRQDTLTSNNANTQTTNGIQEEAITASPPSNVAYIQSEWKECQDKTKVIEKTNEEVNGCTKGATTDGYKEMENGIKNYEQNYFEQLKKTDLPPDVESKYNSKAKYASEVQNEVTLLKCIRPFPTVYWLINKNMCGYISHLEKMNIIKNIEFFVNCKKEEFRLLRYYLIYDHLKYITIRLRHIHKRILRFFYDIFLNSLNFKKQFTQDQNNHCMSSIYANSFDFSPHVLSKLIHTYQIDSQVVNEILRKINTLRVKGIGGISNFLTVKCIHLYFASHLSYPNTIGYILEEIFKS, from the coding sequence ATGCTCGACATCCCCGATGAGCAGAGCGCGCTGCAAATAAAGTTCCTAAAGGCGCTTGACTTGTTCTGCATTTTTAAGTTTATCATAACCAATGACGTAAAGATACACGAGAGGGAGACGTACGACCTGCTGAAAAGCATCCTCAACTCGTACTCCCGCATCAATATTAAAAATCCGTctaggaaaatattttccgaaggggaaaagataTACAAGAAGTACTTTTGCAATAATGGGGAGGAGACGAGCACATCTGCCTGTGCGGGTTGTGAAGCGAAACTCGCGCCAGACTCGGAAAACGCTCAGCAAAATGGCCCCACTGCACAGAACAGTAACACATACGAAGGGATAAACAACTACGGGGAAATCTTCACGAATGACTCCCTCTTCTCGAAACACCTAAGTAACAAGCAAATATTTCAATTCTTTAAATTCccgaaaagtaaaaaagtgGGAGACTACGTGAACAAGTGCTGCGTGGACGAACTCATAAACGAGCCATTAAACATAAATGTAGGATTCGTAAAATTTGACCAGAAAAAaggacgcaaaaaaaagaggaagagacccaaaaaagggacagTTAACATTCCtacaaatttgtgtaaatATAGCAGCGACTCAGGGATACATAATTCTCGCTTGAAGAACTCTTGTAGTTGTTTCTACGAATCAAAGGAAAActccaaaatttttacaaataattttaaaaaagtgatCAATGAAGCGGATCTATCCGTCTCCGATTCGTCTGAACTATTTACCAATTTGAAAAACCCATTTGTTAAAGGTCCAGCCAGTAGGTGCTTCGGCTTGAACAACCCCAACTGCAGCAACTCTGAGGATGAATCCGATTATAACTACTACAGTGAGAATACCAATAGGGAAGACGCGGGCAAGGCACCCCACAAGAACAAAAACTTCAAATTACGCAATCAGTACTTGTCGGTCAAGTTATCCCTGTACAACTCACGCCTGTGTAATAACGGGGGGAAGGCATCCCCTGGGGGTGCAACGGACAGTGGAGTCTCCAACACGGAAAACGCCGTCAAGCTGGTCAACCACCCGAACTACCATAGCCACGCTAACAGTGCAAACGGTGCAATGCATGGAAACACTGCAATCCATGCAAACCGTGCGAACCACTTTTACGACGAGACCTCCATGTGCTTCAATCACTTCTACGAAATACACAACATCCTCAACCGAGATCCCAACGGGCTacgcaaaataaaaatcatgataaaaaaagacataGGAACAATCAGCATATCCCCATTCTACGTAAACTTCGACTGGACcagaatatttaaaaaagtctGCACAGCATTTAACTTCACCAGctttaattacaaaaatCAAGGAATCTACCAGATTATAAACTCCTGTTTCACTACGCCAGAATCGAGGGAAATTTTAAAACACATTTTCCTCGACGACCTTTATGAGCAGCAAGAAATATTTGACAACGAAAtgaatggcaaaaaaaatgccaagaaAAAGTATTTGCTCAAGATGAAGAATAAAGAGCATGTTTTAGAAATTCTGGACGATGAGAAGAGAATTAACGTCCTGTATTTTATCAATCGCTTTCTATATTCGCAGAAGACGCCGCTCTCCAATTTGTTTGCAAGTCATTGCGTGGAGAGAGGCGGTAATTCCGGGGAGGACGCGAGCTCGGAGAGGTTTATCCGGTTGAGTGAGTCGGCCCATCCGTCCCCACCGTTGCAGGCCAGCCCCTCCTGCGCACCCGATGAAGATCCCCCCTTCGACGAGCTCACCATCGATTACCTACTCTTCCTAATGatcttcgaaaaaaaaattgacgagAAATTTCACAAATACTTGCTGCACAAAATTGACTCGTGCAGAGATTACTTAACAGATGAGGGGCACGATAAGACTGCCTCCATCGTATCATCCTTCGATTCGCAAGCTAACTGCAATGCCTCTCATAACAAGGTCAGGAAGGTTGAATGTAGTTCCTTCCACCTGGATGAGCAGGTAGAAACAAAGCAGGTGAAGGAAACCGATTCATCTGATGCTAGGAAAAGTCGCCTTGAGGAGTTTAAACAGGGGGAAACATCTTCTGGAACGTTTGGAGTAAGCCCCATTGTTCAGAATGGTGACCTTGCGGGAGGCGATAAAATGGAAGCTGCTTTACCTTCGGGGGAGAGGAACCCCTCATCCAACGTCAACGGGGAGTTAACTTCCGTGGGCTCGTTTACGTCCCTCACGTCATTCACGTCCTTCGGGACACAGGCCACCATAATTACGCAGGATAGTATCTCCACGCAGAGTCCCACCTCAACGAACGCCACCGTCTGTCGGCAGGACACCCTTACGTCGAACAATGCCAATACACAAACCACAAATGGAATCCAAGAGGAAGCCATAACTGCATCACCCCCCTCAAACGTAGCATATATCCAATCGGAGTGGAAAGAATGCCAAGACAAAACGAAAGTTATagaaaaaacgaatgaaGAGGTGAATGGTTGTACGAAAGGTGCCACAACTGATGGCtacaaagaaatggaaaacggTATCAAAAACtatgaacaaaattatttcgaacagttaaaaaaaacagaccTCCCACCTGACGTAGAATCCAAATATAATAGCAAAGCAAAATACGCGTCGGAAGTGCAAAACGAGGTAACCCTGCTCAAGTGCATAAGACCCTTCCCAACAGTCTACTGGCTAATAAACAAAAACATGTGTGGTTACATTTCccacttggaaaaaatgaacataataaaaaatatagaattcTTCGtaaattgtaaaaaggaagaatttcGCCTGCTCAGATATTACCTCATCTATGACCAtctaaaatatataacaattCGTTTGAGACATATCCACAAGAGGATTTTGCGCTTCTTTTAcgacatatttttaaatagccTTAATTTTAAGAAACAGTTCACACAGGATCAGAACAACCATTGTATGTCCTCCATTTACGCAAATTCATTTGATTTCTCTCCTCATGTTTTAAGTAAattaatacatacatatcaGATTGACTCCCAAGTGGTGAACGAAATCCTTCGGAAGATTAACACTCTACGGGTTAAAGGAATTGGAGGCATTTCAAACTTCCTAACCGTTAAGTGTATACACCTTTATTTTGCTTCTCATTTGTCCTATCCAAATACCATTGGATATATTTTGGAGGAAATTTTCAAGTCCTGA
- a CDS encoding Skp1 family protein: MKNEKIKLVSFEGDEFIVDKYTASMSTVILNILEVMTAEEDTIPLPNIKTPILKKIIEYMEYHINNPADEIPKPLITSNLQDVVSIWDYDFVNTDKETLYELIEASNYLDIKPLLDLTCGKIASMMKDKTTEEIRAEFDIVNDFTREEEKQIREENRWCGDI, translated from the exons atgaagaatgaaaaaataaaattagtGAGCTTCGAGGGGGATGAATTCATTGTGGATAAGTACACTGCCTCTATGTCGACGGTCATACTTAACATACTTGAAG TAATGACGGCCGAGGAAGACACCATACCACTGCCAAACATAAAAACACcgattttgaaaaaaatcatcGAATACATGGAGTATCATATTAACAACCCCGCGGATGAAATCCCTAAGCCCCTCATCACCTCCAACCTGCAAGAC GTTGTTTCAATTTGGGACTACGATTTTGTGAACACGGATAAGGAAACCCTATACGAATTGATAGAG GCATCCAACTACCTCGATATAAAACCGCTGCTGGATTTAACCTGTGGAAAGATTGCCTCCATGATGAAGGACAAAACTACGGAAGAAATTCGAGCGGAGTTTGACATCGTCAACGACTTTAcaagggaggaggaaaaacag ATACGGGAAGAGAACAGATGGTGCGGTGACATCTGA
- a CDS encoding SICA antigen: MKGKEKKGKGDGDKGYWDDVKKLLDPLSQAMTKNGQTDSNLCSTMKEANKAACQFIVKGLKHIYGITRGTDSQDQQFVLNNLIFHRTMSCVLLNAFADKLEKLKDEKSCDVKKGIDHAFKDEGSLYKSECKDGPCEQCKREQNIGDCNIGQGKIGPQLDKMLQEKQSKIEEMKQALETACKSPPPEPARPSNTQPTEKIDAPTPEITEKPDPAVPKPTEASAAVHPQTPGAVSETAQSGENITGSSTGGSEKQTPDKQSKSEESGEGKCKANLKNVSANNGPTGVSFAAGCTSDSDLGLTEDVQRMLDAQEAKGQPGTSVVYFHGTEQRMHIQSTPKEFYMSYIYKCIIITFLLFTLQAQKLIQVRKAPLSRMTQFPIQDKRLFTPMLPLEKLKTVLLPILELAQNLFLVTVIQKEVLSNHLVVVVMLAIRVLFKQTLQWEDHNVLYRGKV; the protein is encoded by the exons atgaagggaaaagaaaagaaggggaagggt GATGGGGATAAGGGCTATTGGGATGATGTTAAAAAGTTATTGGACCCACTGTCTCAAGCTATGACCAAGAATGGCCAAACTGATAGTAACCTGTGTAGTACCATGAAAGAGGCAAACAAAGCAGCATGTCAATTCATTGTGAAAGggttaaaacatatatatggaattaCAAGGGGCACTGACAGCCAGGATCAGCAGTTCGTTCTGAACAACCTCATATTCCATCGAACTATGTCTTGCGTCTTATTAAATGCATTTGCGGATAAACTGGAGAAACTGAAAGATGAAAAGTCGTGCGACGTGAAGAAAGGTATAGATCATGCTTTTAAAGACGAAGGAAGTCTTTACAAAAGTGAATGTAAGGATGGTCCATGTGAACAATGCAAGAGGGAACAGAACATTGGAGATTGTAATATAGGTCAGGGTAAGATAGGACCCCAATTGGACAAAATGCTCCAGGAGAAGCAAAGCAAAATAGAGGAAATGAAGCAAGCTTTGGAAACTGCATGTAAATCCCCTCCTCCAGAACCAGCACGACCGAGTAATACACAACCTACCGAGAAAATCGACGCACCAACGCCGGAAATTACAGAAAAACCAGATCCTGCGGTTCCGAAGCCAACAGAGGCATCAGCTGCTGTACATCCTCAGACACCAGGTGCTGTATCAGAAACAGCACAGTCAGGCGAGAACATTACTGGTAGTTCTACGGGTGGATCAGAGAAACAGACTCCTGATAAACAGTCCAAATCAGAAGaaagtggagaaggaaagtgTAAAGCCAACCTGAAGAATGTTAGTGCTAACAATGGTCCTACGGGTGTTAGCTTCGCTGCAGGGTGTACGTCTGATTCAGATTTAGGACTAACGGAGGACGTTCAAAGAATGCTGGACGCTCAGGAAGCAAAGGGACAACCTGGTACTTCCGTTGTCTATTTTCATGGAACTGAACAGAGGATGCACATACAGAGTACACCCAAGGAATTCTATATGtcttatatttataaatgtattataatcactttccttctttttactcTTCAGGCGCAAAAACTGATACAGGTGAGAAAGGCTCCACTAAGCAGGATGACGCAGTTCCCCATCCAGGACAAGCGTCTGTTCACTCCGATGCTTCCACTGGAGAAGTTAAAGACGGTACTATTACCAATCCTCGAGCTGGCGCAGAATCTGTTCCTGGTAACAGTGATCCAAAAGGAGGTCCTCAGCAACCAcctggtggtggtagtcatgCTCGCGATCAGGGTCCTATTCAAACAGACCCTGCAATGGGAGGACCACAACGTACTTTACAGGGGGAAAGTTTAG